A portion of the Luteolibacter sp. Y139 genome contains these proteins:
- a CDS encoding endonuclease/exonuclease/phosphatase family protein, whose protein sequence is MMLRLALLLCLSSLPLVAEPMKGIRVMSWNLHHGVGEDGKLDLERIAAQIREQKPDLVVLQEVDNKCRRSGSVDQAAELAKLTGLTEAFGKAMDFDGGGYGQAILSKQPLGETKVYRLPGDGEPRIAFEAVVKFDDQPLRIVSVHLDHQQDARRLKQAETLVKELAGVKGPLILAGDFNDVPESPVLKVLGEALTPVGKSEPRLTCPAGEPKVEIDHVFLRGVKAEAPVMVLPEAVASDHRGIVVTVGFGEGK, encoded by the coding sequence ATGATGCTTCGTCTTGCCCTGCTTCTGTGCCTGTCGTCCTTGCCGCTTGTTGCCGAGCCGATGAAGGGGATCCGCGTGATGTCGTGGAACCTGCATCACGGGGTGGGAGAGGACGGGAAGCTGGATCTGGAGCGGATCGCGGCGCAGATCCGGGAGCAGAAGCCGGATTTGGTGGTGCTGCAGGAGGTGGACAACAAGTGCCGCCGGAGTGGCTCGGTGGATCAGGCGGCGGAGTTGGCGAAGCTGACCGGTCTAACAGAGGCCTTTGGCAAGGCGATGGATTTCGATGGCGGTGGGTATGGGCAGGCGATTCTTTCGAAGCAGCCGCTAGGGGAGACGAAGGTTTACCGGTTGCCGGGGGATGGGGAGCCGCGGATTGCGTTTGAGGCGGTGGTGAAGTTTGACGATCAGCCGCTGCGAATCGTGAGCGTGCATCTGGATCATCAGCAGGATGCTCGGAGGCTGAAGCAGGCGGAGACGCTGGTGAAAGAGCTGGCTGGGGTGAAGGGGCCGTTGATCCTGGCAGGCGATTTCAATGATGTGCCGGAGTCGCCGGTGCTGAAGGTGTTAGGCGAGGCGTTGACGCCGGTGGGGAAGAGTGAACCGCGGCTGACTTGTCCTGCGGGGGAACCGAAGGTGGAGATTGATCATGTGTTCCTGCGCGGGGTGAAGGCGGAGGCGCCGGTGATGGTGTTGCCGGAGGCGGTGGCTTCGGATCACCGGGGGATCGTGGTGACGGTGGGGTTTGGGGAGGGGAAGTGA
- a CDS encoding phosphate acyltransferase — protein sequence MSQDPSSPVAVGNPFTDYLIAKLRSHPKRIVFTEGEDLRVLRAAERLVAAEAAVPVLLGSRDKIRALAADNGISLKFTNVIEPSKSSDLGLFCQRFAKVERYRNNVAADPADVVSRPHYFGAMMVQYGQADALVGGNQSLPATLFRALIHTIKPLPTVPKMFGIMVLVAPHLQHFGKEGILFMADCGLLPQPTVDQLATITIETGKLARHFLGREPNIALLSHSTKGSAGTEDARKMAAAAALATDKAKEAHLDFNITGEVQADVALDPTASEIKLPDAPHREPADVLVFPNLDAAHISLKLLQHCAGALNYGQILAGLARPCAQVPRTASEETIFGTAAAVGVEAIKYHQLYPDGEV from the coding sequence ATGAGCCAAGACCCTTCCAGCCCCGTCGCCGTGGGCAATCCGTTCACTGACTACCTGATCGCAAAGCTCCGGAGCCACCCGAAGCGGATCGTTTTCACCGAAGGCGAAGACCTGCGCGTCCTGCGCGCCGCCGAGCGCCTCGTCGCCGCCGAAGCCGCCGTCCCGGTCCTGCTCGGCTCGCGTGACAAGATCCGCGCCTTGGCCGCCGACAACGGCATCAGCCTGAAATTCACCAACGTCATCGAGCCCTCGAAGTCCTCCGATCTCGGGCTCTTCTGCCAGCGCTTCGCCAAGGTCGAGCGCTACCGGAACAATGTCGCCGCCGACCCGGCTGACGTCGTTTCCCGTCCGCACTATTTCGGCGCCATGATGGTCCAGTATGGCCAGGCGGACGCCCTCGTCGGCGGCAATCAATCGCTGCCCGCCACCCTCTTCCGCGCGCTGATCCACACCATCAAGCCGCTCCCCACCGTGCCGAAGATGTTCGGCATCATGGTGCTGGTCGCCCCGCACCTGCAGCACTTTGGCAAGGAAGGCATCCTCTTCATGGCCGACTGCGGCCTGCTGCCCCAGCCGACCGTCGATCAACTCGCCACCATCACCATCGAGACCGGCAAGCTGGCCAGGCACTTCCTCGGCCGCGAACCGAACATCGCCCTGCTCAGCCACTCGACCAAGGGCTCGGCCGGCACCGAAGACGCCCGCAAGATGGCCGCCGCCGCCGCACTGGCGACCGACAAGGCAAAGGAGGCCCATCTCGACTTCAATATCACCGGCGAAGTCCAGGCCGACGTCGCCCTCGATCCCACCGCTTCGGAAATCAAGCTCCCGGACGCGCCGCATCGCGAACCCGCCGACGTCCTCGTCTTCCCGAACCTCGACGCCGCCCACATCTCCCTGAAGCTGCTCCAGCACTGCGCCGGAGCCCTCAATTACGGCCAGATCCTCGCCGGCCTCGCCCGCCCCTGCGCCCAGGTCCCCCGCACCGCCAGCGAAGAAACCATCTTCGGCACCGCCGCCGCCGTCGGCGTGGAAGCGATCAAGTATCACCAGCTCTACCCAGACGGCGAAGTCTGA
- a CDS encoding cell division protein FtsQ/DivIB, giving the protein MFKRRTSRVQHRRQVIELQAKVVSPRIVWYSVVKNCRKMVRVAVILALLGGAVWGVKYGIRRGLLENEEFRLQAIELTPNPAIDERRLVQVAGIDLKGSLFDCHVAEIQAKLGALPELASVKVRREFPGTLIVEAIAREPHAWVSSPAHGVAARDPEKGLLVDRNGFAFRCPPALLEKASALPVLQLGEGGEMPVAGKQVVHPEFDRLMRLYHVACNEIEGADKWIDTLRQSRSWSLELVSHDGTAASFGLGDHERQMSDLRAALEHARTQNQQIASIELIPERNIPVILLAESAPRAIPREEAAPASAPVRVTPNRRSRDLQNLLNR; this is encoded by the coding sequence ATGTTCAAGCGCCGCACCTCCCGCGTTCAACACCGTCGCCAAGTCATCGAGCTTCAGGCGAAGGTGGTCTCGCCGCGCATTGTCTGGTACAGCGTTGTGAAGAACTGCCGCAAGATGGTGCGGGTCGCTGTGATCCTGGCCCTCCTCGGTGGAGCGGTGTGGGGCGTGAAGTACGGGATCCGTCGTGGATTGCTGGAGAACGAGGAGTTCCGGCTCCAGGCGATCGAGCTGACGCCGAATCCCGCGATCGACGAGCGCCGGCTGGTTCAAGTGGCGGGCATTGATTTGAAGGGCAGCCTCTTCGACTGCCATGTCGCGGAGATCCAGGCGAAGCTGGGGGCGCTGCCCGAGCTGGCGTCGGTGAAGGTCCGCCGCGAATTCCCCGGCACGTTGATCGTGGAAGCGATTGCCCGCGAACCGCATGCGTGGGTTTCCTCGCCAGCGCACGGTGTCGCGGCGCGAGATCCGGAGAAGGGCCTGCTGGTGGACCGGAATGGTTTTGCCTTCCGCTGCCCGCCAGCCTTGCTGGAGAAGGCTTCGGCATTGCCGGTGTTGCAACTCGGTGAAGGAGGCGAGATGCCCGTTGCCGGAAAACAAGTGGTGCATCCCGAGTTCGACCGCCTGATGCGTCTCTACCACGTCGCCTGCAACGAGATCGAAGGTGCTGACAAGTGGATCGACACACTGCGCCAGAGCCGCTCGTGGTCGCTGGAACTCGTTTCGCACGATGGGACCGCTGCTTCCTTCGGCCTCGGCGATCACGAGAGGCAGATGAGCGACCTGCGTGCGGCGCTCGAGCATGCGCGCACGCAGAACCAGCAGATCGCCTCGATCGAACTCATTCCCGAGCGGAATATCCCCGTCATCCTCCTTGCCGAGAGCGCCCCGCGTGCGATCCCGCGCGAGGAGGCAGCACCCGCATCCGCACCTGTGCGTGTGACGCCGAACCGTCGCTCCCGCGACCTCCAAAATCTCCTGAATCGCTGA
- the ftsA gene encoding cell division protein FtsA — protein MPRSKIHVGLEIGTSKICMVVGEVKSDGSVKILGVGQSKSVGVRKGEIYDFPQVRACLKDALVKAEDASDVEIGSVYLSVTGSHIHGVNNRGSFRLPDDESVIAPNHVQEAKEIARAVAIPADHVYLHHIIRRFGVDGFEHATSPVGLSGKTVDADFHVIHGIRSRIENQIKCVREMPLDIDDLVFAPIASAQVALDRESKERGALVIDIGGGTTDYVLYLDGAIEASGCIPVGGDHITNDIHLVTGLAFSKAETLKVREGDASADPARSVGVIKVADDKGFAEADVKRQLLNDIIRQRMEETLKLLLRRLPDGAMERVGTGVFLSGGSSLMRGFGELAHDIFKRDIYRPEPPELSGVQANFKDPQFTTAIGLIRYAQIIEAEREPKRGFLRRLWPFSK, from the coding sequence ATGCCTCGCTCCAAGATCCACGTCGGCCTTGAAATCGGCACCAGCAAGATCTGCATGGTGGTCGGAGAGGTGAAATCCGACGGCTCCGTGAAAATCCTCGGCGTCGGCCAGTCGAAGTCCGTGGGCGTGCGCAAGGGAGAGATCTATGATTTCCCGCAGGTGCGCGCTTGCCTGAAGGATGCGCTGGTGAAGGCGGAGGATGCGAGCGATGTCGAAATCGGCAGCGTCTATCTTTCGGTCACCGGGTCGCACATTCATGGGGTGAACAATCGCGGGAGCTTCCGTCTGCCGGACGACGAGTCGGTGATCGCGCCGAATCATGTCCAGGAGGCGAAGGAGATCGCCCGGGCGGTGGCGATCCCGGCGGACCATGTTTACCTGCATCACATCATCCGCCGCTTCGGGGTGGATGGCTTCGAGCACGCGACGTCGCCGGTCGGGCTTTCGGGGAAGACGGTGGATGCCGATTTCCACGTGATTCACGGCATCCGCTCGCGGATCGAGAACCAGATCAAGTGCGTGCGGGAGATGCCGCTGGATATCGATGACCTGGTGTTCGCACCGATCGCTTCGGCGCAGGTGGCGCTCGACCGCGAGTCGAAGGAGCGCGGGGCGCTGGTGATCGACATCGGCGGTGGTACGACGGATTACGTACTTTATCTCGATGGTGCGATCGAGGCGTCCGGCTGCATTCCGGTCGGCGGTGATCACATCACGAATGACATTCACCTAGTCACCGGCCTTGCCTTCTCAAAGGCGGAGACGCTGAAGGTCCGCGAGGGCGACGCCTCCGCTGATCCGGCACGCTCGGTGGGCGTGATCAAGGTGGCCGACGACAAGGGCTTCGCGGAAGCCGACGTGAAGCGCCAGCTTCTCAACGACATCATCCGCCAGCGGATGGAGGAGACGCTGAAGCTGCTGCTGCGCCGCCTGCCCGACGGGGCGATGGAGCGCGTGGGCACCGGCGTCTTCCTGTCCGGTGGCAGCAGCCTGATGCGCGGCTTCGGCGAGCTGGCGCACGATATTTTCAAGCGGGACATCTATCGTCCCGAGCCGCCTGAACTGAGCGGCGTGCAAGCGAACTTCAAGGACCCCCAGTTCACCACCGCCATCGGCCTGATCCGCTATGCGCAGATCATTGAGGCCGAGCGCGAACCGAAGCGCGGCTTCCTGCGCCGCCTCTGGCCCTTCTCAAAGTAA
- a CDS encoding DoxX family protein, which translates to MKQPIPYVVARMLIASVFVGLGAERLLVKAGVLNGRTPPAVAGTLLSIFELLAGIAIMVGWQAGRLSLLLMVFLTVDAFMAHPFWTYGGVEQHDQLLHFLKNLATIGGLLLLSWTEAARPARQSHE; encoded by the coding sequence ATGAAGCAACCGATCCCTTATGTCGTCGCCCGGATGCTCATCGCCAGCGTGTTTGTCGGCCTCGGGGCCGAGCGCCTGTTAGTCAAAGCCGGTGTCTTGAATGGCAGGACTCCCCCGGCTGTGGCTGGCACCCTCCTTTCGATCTTCGAGCTCTTGGCCGGCATCGCCATCATGGTCGGCTGGCAAGCCGGACGATTGTCGCTGCTGCTCATGGTCTTTCTGACAGTGGACGCCTTCATGGCCCACCCCTTCTGGACCTACGGCGGCGTCGAGCAGCATGACCAGCTCCTCCACTTCCTGAAGAATCTAGCCACCATCGGCGGACTCCTGCTACTCTCGTGGACCGAAGCCGCGCGCCCGGCCCGGCAAAGCCATGAATGA
- the murG gene encoding undecaprenyldiphospho-muramoylpentapeptide beta-N-acetylglucosaminyltransferase produces the protein MEHSGGKSSLVIACGGTGGHLFPGLAVAEEWTARGGEVLLLISEKKIDQEARRKYPQYRFETVPAIGKPATFSPKMLPFLWKLWRTTGRCGSLLKEFKADAVLGMGGFTSLPPCWAAKRGGLPAFVHDSNALPGKANRLTAKFCRKVFIGMDPARGFFPGKDVVATGTPVRAEMRALPSRKDAAAKFGLDPSRPTLLVTGGSQGARRLNSLVAMAFGDFPKGTQVLHIAGPLDQPRVEEEAAGRDGYRVVGFCDDMPSAYAISDAVLSRSGASSMTELSFLGLPSILVPFPYAADDHQTRNAEVFEKAGAAFLEPEGALDAAKLAARVTSLMSDLQTRDRMAQAARSLAVPDAAARVCDAIEATLSRK, from the coding sequence ATGGAGCATTCAGGCGGGAAATCGTCGTTGGTAATCGCGTGCGGCGGCACGGGGGGGCATCTCTTCCCGGGCTTGGCAGTGGCGGAGGAGTGGACGGCCCGCGGCGGTGAGGTGCTGCTGCTGATCTCCGAGAAAAAGATCGATCAGGAGGCGCGGCGGAAGTATCCGCAGTATCGGTTTGAAACAGTGCCGGCGATTGGCAAGCCGGCGACCTTTTCGCCGAAGATGCTGCCCTTCCTGTGGAAGCTGTGGCGGACGACCGGGCGCTGCGGCTCGCTGCTGAAGGAATTCAAGGCGGATGCGGTGCTGGGGATGGGCGGCTTTACGTCGCTGCCGCCGTGTTGGGCGGCGAAGCGGGGTGGGCTGCCAGCGTTCGTGCACGATTCGAATGCGCTGCCGGGCAAGGCGAACCGGCTGACGGCGAAGTTTTGCCGGAAGGTTTTCATCGGGATGGATCCGGCGCGGGGATTTTTCCCGGGCAAGGATGTGGTTGCGACCGGGACACCAGTGCGGGCTGAGATGCGTGCGCTGCCGAGCCGGAAGGATGCGGCGGCGAAGTTTGGGCTCGATCCGTCGCGGCCGACGCTGCTGGTGACCGGTGGAAGCCAGGGCGCACGGCGCTTGAATTCGCTGGTGGCGATGGCGTTCGGCGATTTTCCGAAGGGCACGCAGGTGCTGCACATCGCGGGGCCGCTGGATCAGCCGCGGGTGGAGGAAGAGGCGGCCGGACGCGATGGCTATCGCGTGGTGGGATTTTGCGATGACATGCCGTCGGCGTATGCGATTTCCGATGCGGTGCTGTCGCGTTCGGGGGCATCGAGCATGACGGAGCTTTCATTCCTGGGGCTGCCTTCGATCCTAGTGCCGTTTCCGTATGCGGCGGACGATCACCAGACGCGGAATGCGGAAGTTTTTGAAAAAGCCGGCGCTGCGTTTTTGGAGCCGGAAGGTGCGCTGGATGCTGCGAAATTGGCCGCTCGCGTCACCTCGCTGATGAGCGACTTGCAAACGCGTGACCGCATGGCACAAGCGGCCCGTTCGCTTGCCGTGCCCGACGCTGCCGCGCGGGTCTGCGATGCGATCGAAGCGACCCTTTCCCGGAAATAA
- the murC gene encoding UDP-N-acetylmuramate--L-alanine ligase yields the protein MNDLSSKLTDRDHPLRIHLIGVAGSGMSGLALLLLGMGHRVSGSDRVTSGETERMQKVGLVFSSPHTAEAVQGADVVVYSSAIRPENPAYAAAKEAGIPVIRRAECLAAILHTRKGIVVSGTHGKTTTSSMVAHALREGGLQPSHYVGAEIPVLGTNARWSEDGEWMVAEGDESDGTLALYRPGCSIILNIEAEHLDHYKDLDEIKAVFATLVSQTSGPVVYCKECAVATEVATKSDQAVSYGWSGADYTAAEIRELRGATAFTVVRNGEILGDVELGIPGRHNVLNALAAIATADKLGADFRLVSRALNTFAGAKRRFETKYLSQRMRIVDDYGHHPTELAATLQTARSLKPGRVVVLFQPHRYTRTQALADDFGKVLQAADKVFVTDVYPASELPIPGVSGATIVDAAKAYGDGDVVSLPSLATAHHVVGNFLEPGDLLITLGAGNVHEAGTRIANDLKVLEEILRLAPRDEIDAKLYEPMRRHTTMLVGGPAQFWIEPHSFEAFAAVVSHCRERGIALRVVGRGSNLLVRDGGIRGAVVHPSGGVFSECRAEDGKVIAGAGVRLKKLASVAQAAGIGGFEWMEGIPGNVGGALRMNAGAMGTETFDQVVSVTFLDEDGEIRVRSREEIVANYRDVPELRRNFALQATFEGKPDTAEAIQGRWDASRSKRRASQPVAASAGCIFKNPEETPAGKLVDELGLKGSNEGKARVSEVHGNFIVNGGGATASEVLAVIERIKAVARETRGIELETEVKVLGEDEFTF from the coding sequence ATGAACGACCTGAGCTCCAAGCTGACCGACCGCGACCATCCGCTGCGCATCCACCTGATCGGGGTGGCTGGCTCGGGGATGAGCGGTCTGGCGCTGCTGCTGCTGGGCATGGGGCACCGTGTCAGTGGCTCGGACCGCGTGACTTCGGGTGAAACGGAGCGGATGCAGAAGGTTGGCCTCGTATTTTCTTCGCCACACACGGCGGAGGCGGTGCAGGGCGCGGACGTGGTGGTGTATTCCTCGGCGATCCGTCCGGAGAATCCGGCTTATGCTGCGGCGAAGGAGGCCGGGATTCCGGTGATCCGCCGGGCCGAGTGCCTCGCGGCGATCCTTCACACGCGGAAGGGGATCGTGGTTTCGGGGACGCATGGGAAGACGACGACGTCTTCGATGGTGGCGCATGCGCTGCGCGAAGGCGGCTTGCAGCCGAGTCACTATGTGGGCGCGGAAATTCCCGTGCTCGGCACGAATGCCCGCTGGTCGGAAGACGGCGAGTGGATGGTGGCGGAAGGCGATGAAAGCGATGGCACGCTGGCGCTCTATCGTCCCGGGTGCTCGATCATTCTCAACATCGAGGCGGAGCATCTCGATCACTACAAGGATCTGGATGAGATCAAGGCGGTCTTCGCGACGCTGGTGAGCCAGACGTCCGGGCCGGTGGTGTATTGCAAGGAGTGCGCGGTGGCGACGGAGGTCGCGACGAAGTCCGACCAGGCGGTCAGCTACGGCTGGTCGGGTGCGGACTACACGGCGGCCGAGATTCGCGAGCTGCGCGGTGCTACTGCATTCACCGTAGTTCGCAATGGTGAGATTCTGGGTGATGTGGAGCTCGGCATTCCGGGACGCCACAATGTGCTCAATGCGCTGGCGGCGATTGCCACGGCGGACAAGCTCGGTGCGGATTTCCGATTGGTATCGCGGGCGCTGAATACGTTTGCGGGTGCCAAGCGTCGTTTCGAAACGAAGTATCTGTCGCAGCGGATGCGGATCGTAGATGACTACGGTCATCACCCGACGGAATTGGCGGCGACGCTGCAGACGGCGCGGTCCTTGAAGCCGGGGCGGGTGGTGGTGCTTTTCCAGCCGCACCGCTACACGCGGACGCAGGCTTTGGCAGATGATTTCGGCAAGGTGTTGCAGGCTGCGGACAAGGTGTTCGTGACGGATGTTTATCCGGCGAGCGAGTTGCCGATTCCGGGCGTGAGCGGCGCGACGATTGTCGATGCTGCGAAGGCTTACGGGGATGGTGATGTGGTTTCGCTGCCGAGTCTGGCAACGGCGCATCATGTGGTGGGCAATTTCCTGGAGCCGGGGGATCTACTGATTACGCTGGGTGCGGGGAACGTCCATGAAGCGGGCACGCGGATCGCGAATGATCTGAAGGTGCTGGAGGAGATCCTGCGGCTCGCGCCGCGGGATGAGATCGATGCGAAGCTGTATGAGCCGATGCGCCGGCATACGACGATGCTGGTGGGTGGTCCGGCGCAGTTTTGGATCGAGCCGCATAGTTTTGAAGCATTTGCGGCGGTGGTGAGTCATTGTCGTGAGCGTGGTATCGCGCTGCGTGTCGTGGGTCGCGGGTCGAACCTGTTGGTTCGCGACGGCGGTATTCGCGGAGCGGTGGTGCATCCGAGCGGTGGTGTTTTCTCCGAGTGCCGTGCCGAGGATGGCAAGGTGATCGCCGGTGCCGGTGTGCGCTTGAAGAAGCTGGCGAGTGTCGCGCAAGCGGCGGGGATCGGTGGCTTCGAGTGGATGGAAGGCATTCCCGGGAATGTGGGTGGCGCGCTGCGGATGAATGCGGGCGCGATGGGGACCGAGACTTTCGACCAGGTGGTCAGCGTGACCTTCCTCGACGAGGATGGTGAGATCCGTGTGCGCTCGCGCGAGGAGATCGTGGCGAATTACCGCGATGTGCCGGAGCTGCGGCGGAACTTCGCCTTGCAGGCAACCTTCGAAGGCAAGCCGGATACGGCGGAGGCGATCCAAGGGCGCTGGGATGCTTCTCGCTCGAAGCGTCGGGCAAGCCAACCGGTCGCGGCGAGTGCTGGTTGCATCTTCAAGAACCCGGAGGAGACGCCTGCTGGCAAGCTGGTGGATGAGCTTGGCTTGAAAGGCAGCAACGAGGGCAAGGCCCGCGTGTCCGAGGTGCATGGCAATTTCATCGTCAACGGCGGCGGCGCGACGGCAAGCGAAGTGCTTGCAGTGATCGAGCGTATCAAGGCCGTGGCCCGCGAGACCCGCGGGATCGAACTCGAGACCGAGGTGAAAGTCCTCGGTGAAGACGAATTTACCTTCTGA
- a CDS encoding histidinol-phosphatase HisJ family protein, with protein MPADYHTHTPLCRHAEGEPEQYIAAALAAGVTEYGISDHAPARPEPFDDWRMLESELPAYFEWIERARAVAGTMPVRAGMECDWLTGCEGWIEELAGRYPWDYLIGSVHYLGVWDFDNPKWLGRWAETDVEAVWGSYWETYAEMAKSQLFDILGHPDLIKKFSHRPEGDLARFYEPVIEVIAGSGCAIELNTAGWHKPCAEAYPHPQFLELACRAGVPLVISSDAHAPGEVARDFEKAIGWARSAGYSETQLFEKRARRAVGL; from the coding sequence GTGCCGGCTGATTACCACACCCACACCCCGCTGTGCCGCCACGCGGAGGGAGAACCGGAGCAGTACATCGCCGCCGCGCTGGCCGCGGGGGTGACGGAATACGGGATCTCGGATCACGCGCCGGCCCGGCCGGAGCCGTTTGACGACTGGCGGATGCTGGAGAGCGAGCTGCCAGCGTATTTTGAGTGGATCGAGCGGGCGCGGGCCGTGGCGGGGACGATGCCGGTGCGGGCGGGGATGGAGTGCGATTGGCTGACGGGATGTGAGGGCTGGATCGAGGAGCTGGCGGGGCGGTATCCGTGGGATTACCTGATCGGGTCCGTGCACTACCTGGGCGTCTGGGATTTCGACAATCCGAAGTGGCTGGGGCGCTGGGCGGAGACGGATGTGGAGGCGGTGTGGGGGAGCTATTGGGAAACCTACGCGGAGATGGCGAAGAGCCAGCTTTTCGACATTTTGGGGCACCCGGATTTGATCAAGAAGTTTTCCCATCGGCCGGAGGGTGATCTGGCGCGGTTTTATGAGCCGGTGATCGAGGTGATTGCGGGCTCGGGGTGTGCGATTGAGCTGAATACGGCGGGGTGGCACAAGCCGTGTGCGGAGGCGTATCCGCATCCGCAGTTCCTAGAGTTGGCGTGCCGGGCGGGGGTGCCGCTGGTGATCTCGTCGGATGCGCATGCGCCGGGTGAGGTGGCGCGGGATTTTGAGAAGGCGATCGGGTGGGCGAGGTCGGCGGGGTACTCGGAGACGCAGCTTTTTGAGAAGCGGGCTCGGCGTGCGGTGGGGCTGTAG
- a CDS encoding D-alanine--D-alanine ligase produces MISKDLLIAVLMGGPGSEREVSLASGKAVLKALQTAGYNAVGVDVAGPDFELPAGTGLAYNVIHGTFGEDGQLQTILENKGIPYTGAGVASSRVAFDKNLAKEKFLAAGVPTPASEIVDVSNGPKLPSIPVPFVVKPPREGSSVGVTIVKEESQAMAAMETAAKYGNDILVEAFVEGKELTVGILDDTAMPIVHIAPRDGFYDMANKYPWLSGGVGSDYYCPADLDAETTRRVQEAALAGHRSLGVEVYSRVDVLLDAAGNPFVLEANTIPGMTETSLLPKSAAAHGIDFTALCLKIAELSLALRS; encoded by the coding sequence ATGATCTCCAAGGATCTCCTCATCGCCGTCCTGATGGGCGGCCCCGGCTCTGAACGCGAGGTTTCGCTGGCGTCGGGAAAGGCCGTGCTCAAGGCGCTGCAAACCGCGGGTTACAATGCCGTTGGCGTAGACGTCGCTGGACCGGACTTTGAGCTGCCGGCTGGGACAGGGCTCGCGTATAACGTGATTCACGGAACCTTTGGCGAAGATGGCCAGCTCCAGACGATTCTGGAGAACAAGGGGATCCCCTACACGGGTGCGGGCGTGGCGAGCAGCCGCGTCGCCTTCGACAAGAATCTCGCGAAGGAAAAGTTCCTCGCTGCGGGCGTGCCGACGCCGGCTTCTGAGATCGTGGATGTTTCGAATGGTCCGAAGCTGCCTTCCATTCCGGTGCCCTTCGTGGTGAAGCCGCCGCGCGAGGGGTCGAGCGTGGGAGTGACGATCGTGAAGGAGGAGTCGCAGGCGATGGCCGCGATGGAGACTGCTGCCAAGTATGGCAATGACATCCTCGTGGAAGCTTTCGTCGAAGGGAAGGAACTCACCGTGGGCATTCTGGACGACACGGCGATGCCGATTGTTCACATCGCGCCGCGCGATGGCTTCTACGACATGGCGAACAAGTATCCGTGGCTGAGCGGGGGAGTGGGCAGTGATTACTACTGCCCGGCCGACCTCGATGCCGAGACGACGCGCCGGGTGCAGGAGGCTGCGCTTGCGGGGCATCGTTCGCTGGGCGTGGAGGTTTACTCGCGCGTCGATGTGCTGCTGGATGCGGCGGGCAATCCTTTCGTCCTTGAAGCCAATACCATTCCCGGGATGACGGAGACGAGCCTGCTGCCAAAATCCGCCGCTGCCCACGGGATCGACTTTACCGCTCTCTGCCTCAAGATCGCCGAACTGTCGCTCGCCCTTCGTTCGTAA